Genomic DNA from Mycolicibacterium helvum:
TCCGCTGGCCTGCCCAACCCGTCGGCGCAAGCCAGCGGTGTCGACGAAACGCCATGTCTTGCCGCCCAATTCGATCAACGAGTCCACCGGGTCGACCGTGGTACCCGCGACGTCGTGCACCACTGAGCGCTCGGCACCCGCCAGCCGGTTCAGCAGCGAGCTCTTGCCGACGTTCGGCTTGCCGACCAGCGCAACGCGCCGCGGCCCCCCGGCCGCCGGAGCGACCTCAGACGCGGTGGGAAGCGCCTCGACGAGCTCGTCGAGCAGATCGGCCACCCCGCGGCCGTGTATCGCGCTGATCGGATGCGGCTCCCCCAGCCCCAGCGACCACAATGCCGCGGCGTCGGCCTCACCCTTCTCGTTGTCAACCTTGTTGGCCGCCAAGAACACCGGCTTCCCCGACCGGCGCAGAATTCGCGCCGCGGCCTCGTCGCCGGTGGTCGCACCGACCGTCGCATCCACCACCAGGATGATCGCGTCGGCGGTCTGCATCGCCACCGAAGCTTGCTCGGCCACCAGCTGCTGCAGACCCTTCGCGTCGGGCTCCCATCCGCCGGTGTCCTGCACGACGAAGCGCCGCCCGATCCAGGAGGCGTCGTAGGACACCCGATCGCGGGTCACCCCTGGCAGATCCTGCACGACGGCCTCGCGACGACCCAGGATCCGGTTCACCAAGGTCGACTTGCCGACGTTGGGCCGCCCGACGATGGCGACCACCGGCGGCGGCGCGAACGCCTCGCCGTCCTCGCCCTCGAAACCCTCTTCGGTGAGCTCCCAGTCGCTTTCGTCAGACCAAGTACCGTCACTCATCGCACTGCCCCGCTTCGCTGTTCGACCAGCTGCAGCAGGTGTGCCACGACTTCGGCCTCGGTCATCTCGCTGGTGTCGACGATCACCGCGTCATCGGCCGGACGTAGCGGCGACACCGCACGCGTCGAGTCCAGGTGATCGCGGCGCCGCACATCGGCCAGCACCGTCTCGTAATCGTCGGACAACCCGACCGCGACGTTCTGATCGTTGCGCCGACGTGCCCGGGTCTCGGCCGAAGCGGTGAGGAAAATCTTTACATCGGCATCCGGCAGCACGACGGTGCCGATATCGCGGCCTTCGACCACGACATTGTCTGGCCCGGAGGCCAATTCACGCTGCAATGCCACCAGTCGGGTACGCACGCGGGGCACCGCCGACACCGCCGACACCGCACGGGTGACCTCGTCGCCGCGGATCTCGGCCGAAACATCTTCGCCGCCAAGATAAGCGCGATCGACATCCGGGTCGTTGCCCACCGATAACGGAACATCGGCGGCCGCCGCGATCGCCTCGGGATCGCTCAAGTCGACCTTGGCGCGCAGTGTCGACAGGGTCACCAGCCGATACATTGCCCCGGTGTCCAGGTAGTGCGCATCCAGCGCGCGCGCCAATCCTCGCGACACCGAAGACTTTCCGGTCCCGGCCGGACCGTCGACCGCGACTACCACACCACTCACAGCCCTACCGCCTTGTACAGTTCGCCAACTTCCTTGCGGGTCAACACGCGAATGCTGCCCGGCCGCTGCTCACCAAGTGTCACCTCACCGATGCTGACCCGCACCAGCGCCTCCACCGGATAGCCCACTGCAGCGAGCAGCCTGCGCACGATTCTCTTGCGTCCTTCATGCAGTGTCAGCCGCAACAACGTCTTACCCGGCACCGCATCGACGACCGCGAAATCGTCGACCGATGCCGGCCCGTCGTCCAGCTCGACACCCGCTCGCAGTGTCTTGCCCAAACCCTTTGGCACCGAACCGGTCACCGTCGCCAGGTACGTCTTGGGCACCTCGAACGACGGATGCATCAGCCGATGTGCCAACTCGCCGTCGTTGGTCAGCAGCAACAAGCCCTCGGTATCGGCGTCCAGGCGCCCGACGTGAAACAGGTTCTTGTTGCCGCGCACCCGGTGTTCGACCAGATCGCCGACACACGGCCGGCCACGGTCGTCCGACATCGTCGAATGCATGCCGATGGGCTTGTTGATCGCGAGATACATCATCGTGTCGTCCAGGACGATCCGCGACCCGTCCACGCGGATGTCGGCAGTGGCTGGGTCCACCCGGGTACCCATTTCGGTGACGATCTGTCCGTCGACCTCGACCCGGCCGTCGAGGATCATCCGCTCGGCGACCCGTCGTGACGCGATTCCGGCCTGCGACAAGACCTTCTGCAGTCGCACGCCTTCTGGTTCAGGCATCGGTGTCCACCTCGAAGGACTTGTTGGGCTCTGCGCTACCGCCACCGGACAGTTTGGCGAAACGTGGTTCGTCGTCCAGGTTTTCACTCATCTCGTCGATCACGTCGACGTCGGGAAGCAGCGGGGCAATATCGGGCAGGTCGGTCAGCGACGAGAGTCCGAGCCGCTCGAGGAACAGCTCAGTCGTCGCGAATGTCGTTGCGCCGGTGTCCTCGTCGGCGCCGGCCTCAGTGATCAGCCCGCGTGCCACCAGCGTTCGGATCACTGCGTCGACGTTGACGCCGCGTACCGCACTGACCCGTGCCCGGGTGACCGGCTGGCGGTAGGCCACCACCGCCAGCGTCTCCAGCGCCGCCCGGGTCAGCTTCGACCGTGACCCGTCCAGCAGCAGCCGCTCCACATAGGGGGCCAGCCGGGCCCGGGTGTACATCCGCCAGCCACCGCCCGCCTCACGCAGATCGATACCGCTGTCCCGGGCCGCCAACTCGCCGGCCATCAACTCCAGTTTGGCGGTGATTCGATACACCGGCTGTTCGGTCACTGTTGCCAACGTCTCTGCGCTGACGGGGGTCTCCACCACCAGCAACAGCGCCTCCAGCACCCGGCCCAGTTCGTCGTCGTCCAGATCGGCGTGGGCGACGTCGCTGTCCAGGTCGGGTACTTCGCCCGCGTCCTCGGTCATGGTTAGTTCTGCTCTTCTTCCCACTCGGATCTGACCAGCTCATCGTCTACCTGCCGGTCTCCGGTCCATGAAACCTGGAGCACACCAAGCGGTTCTAATTGCTCAAATGCTACCGTCCTGGCTCGATACAGTTCGAGCAGCGCCAGGAAGCGCCCGACGATCTGGATCGGCTCATCGCAGTCGGCAACCAACTCCGTGAACGACGCCCACTGCCCCACCCCGCGTGCGGACAAGAACTCCAGCAACCGCTCGGCCTGTTCGGGCACCGACACCTGCGATGCGTGCAGATGTTCGGTGCCGACGGTGGGCACCGGCCGTGGGGTGAACGCGGCGGCCGCGATCTCGGCGAAGCTGGCCGCGTCGACACCCAGCATGACCTCGGGAAGCAGGTCGGCGAACCGGTCCTCGAGCGCGACGGCGCGCGGGTAGCTCCGCAGCGCCGCGGCCTCCAGTTCGGCGAACATCACGGCGACGTGCTTGAACGCCCGGTACTGGAGCAGCCGCGCGAACAACAGGTCGCGCACTTCCAGCAGCGCCAGGTCCTCTTCGTCGTGCACTTCCCCGGAGGGCAGCAGCCGGGCGGCCTTGAGATCGAGCAACGTGGCGGCAATCACCAGAAATGTGGTGGTCTCGTCGAGCTCGAGTTGGGGACCGATCGCACGCGTGTACGCGATGAACTCATCAGTCACCTGATGCAGTGCGACCTCGGTCACATCGAGGCGATGGGCAAAGATCAGCTGCAACAGCAGATCGAAGGGACCCTCGAAGTTGGTCAGCGTGACACGGAAGCCCTTTTCAGGCGCCGGCTGCTCGGTCACTTGCCGAAGCGGTCGATGACCTCACGGGCCAGCGATCGATATGCCTGTGCACCAGCGGATTTCGGCGCCCAGGTGGTGATGGGCTCGCCGGCGACACTGGTCTCGGGGAAGCGCACGGTGCGGGTGATCACGGTGTCGAACACCAGGTCGCCGAAGCGTTCCAGGACACGTGCCATCACCTCGCGGGCGTTGACCGTGCGGTTGTCGTAGCGGGTGATCAGGATCCCGCTGATCGTCAGGCGCGGGTTGAGCCGCTCGCGCACCTTGTCGACGGTGTCGGTGAGCAGTGCCAGCCCACGCAGCGAGAAGTACTCGCACTCGGTCGGGATGACCACCCCGTCGGAGCAGGCTAGCGCGTTGACGGTGAGCAGGCCCAGCGACGGCTGGCAGTCGATCAACACATAGTCGTAGCGGTCGAGCACCGGGTGCAGCGCGCGCGCCAAGGTCTGCTCGCGGCCGACCTCGTTGACCAGCTGGATCTCGGCGGCCGACAGATCGATGTTGCTGGGCACCAGGTCCAGGTTCTTGACCCGGGTATTGATCAGCACCTCATCGATGCTCACCCGCGGCTCGATCATCAGGTTGTGCACCGTGTGGGCGAGTTCGTAGTGCGGCACGCCCAGCCCGGCCGATAACGCACCCTGCGGGTCGAGGTCCACCAGCAGCACCCGGCGGCCGTACTCGGCCAGGGCCGCCCCCAGGTTGATCGTGGAGGTGGTCTTGCCGACGCCGCCCTTCTGGTTACACATCGAGATGACCTTGGCCGGCCCATGCGAGGTCAGCGGCTGTGGTTCGGGAATGTGGCGGGGCGGGCGGCCGGTGAGACCGATAGCGGAATCGTCTGCCTCGTCGGTCACGCCGTGCCCCCCCGTCATCAGGCGATTCGGCGGCGTGGCGAACATCCGCGAAAGTCTAACGGTGTGCCGGCTCGCCGAATGGCAGACCCGCGACATCATGCCCGCGGATGTGCGCCGGCCCAGACCTCGCGCAGCGCGTGCACGGTGACCAGGGTGTAGATCTGCGTCGTGGTGACCGATGCGTGTCCCAGCAGCTCCTGGACCACGCGGACATCGGCCCCACCGTCGAGCAGGTGGGTGGCGAACGAGTGCCGCAGCGTGTGCGGCGACACCGCCGCCGAGATGCCCGCCCGCTCGGCGGCATCCTGCAAGACCTGCCAGGCGCTCTGCCGGGACAGCCGCCCGCCGCGCGCATTCAGGAAGATGGCCGGCGTGGCGCGTCCCCGGCGCGCCAGATCGGGGCGGCCACGGACCAGGTAGGCGTCCAGCGCCGCGATCGCGGGCCGGCCGACCGGAACCAGCCGCTGCTTACCGCCCTTCCCACGCAGCAGCACCGACCGCGCTTCGGTGTCGACATCATCGACATCAAGTCCGACAGCCTCGGAGATTCGGGCGCCAGTCGAATACAGCAGCTCCAGCATGGCGCGGTTGCGCAGGGTCAGCGGCCCGTCGGACGGGTTGTCCCCGCCGGCGCCGTCGAGCAGGGCCAGCACCTCGTCGAGGCTCAGGCTCTTCGGAAGACGCCGGCTGGGCGTGGGTGGCTTGACCGCCCTGGCGACGTCGATGCCGATAATCCCTTCCGCGGCGGCGAACCGGTGAAACCCGCGCACCGCGATCACCGCCCGTGCCGCCGACACCGCCGACAGGGGCACCGTGCCGGCGTCGGGGTCGCCGCGGCGCAGCGCCACTAGGAAGTCGCTGACGTCGTTCTCGGTGACGTTGGTCAGGTCGTCGATCCCACGCAGAGCCAGGTGCTCGACGTAGCGACGCAGGTCACGCCGGTACGAGCTGATGGTGTTGGCCGCCACTCCGCGCTCGATGGTGAGGTGGTCGAGGTAGCCCTGCAGCTGATCGTCGAGTGCGGTTCGGAGGGCAGGAGCGGAGCGACCCGGGATATCGGTTCGGAGGGCAGGAGCGGAGCGACCCGGGATATCGGTTCGGAGGGCAGGAGCGGAGCGACCCGGGACATCGGCCGAGAAGGTCGTCATGACCCGGCCTTCCCCGCGGCGAACGCGGTCGGGCGGTCGGGGAACGGCGTGTCCACGGGCCTGGTCGAATGGCCGTCCACGATCACCGCGTGCGCGGCCAGAATGCCCGCCACGGCAGTCGAATTCACGATCTCACCGGACAGCACCTGCTGTACAGCATCTTTGACGTGCACCCAGTGCACTTCCATGTCGGCTTCTTCATCGTGCCCTTCGGGGCGCCCGACATCACTCAGTCCCCGAGCCAGATACACCCGCAACGCCTCGTCG
This window encodes:
- a CDS encoding ParA family protein yields the protein MTGGHGVTDEADDSAIGLTGRPPRHIPEPQPLTSHGPAKVISMCNQKGGVGKTTSTINLGAALAEYGRRVLLVDLDPQGALSAGLGVPHYELAHTVHNLMIEPRVSIDEVLINTRVKNLDLVPSNIDLSAAEIQLVNEVGREQTLARALHPVLDRYDYVLIDCQPSLGLLTVNALACSDGVVIPTECEYFSLRGLALLTDTVDKVRERLNPRLTISGILITRYDNRTVNAREVMARVLERFGDLVFDTVITRTVRFPETSVAGEPITTWAPKSAGAQAYRSLAREVIDRFGK
- a CDS encoding segregation/condensation protein A, which encodes MTEQPAPEKGFRVTLTNFEGPFDLLLQLIFAHRLDVTEVALHQVTDEFIAYTRAIGPQLELDETTTFLVIAATLLDLKAARLLPSGEVHDEEDLALLEVRDLLFARLLQYRAFKHVAVMFAELEAAALRSYPRAVALEDRFADLLPEVMLGVDAASFAEIAAAAFTPRPVPTVGTEHLHASQVSVPEQAERLLEFLSARGVGQWASFTELVADCDEPIQIVGRFLALLELYRARTVAFEQLEPLGVLQVSWTGDRQVDDELVRSEWEEEQN
- the xerD gene encoding site-specific tyrosine recombinase XerD; its protein translation is MTTFSADVPGRSAPALRTDIPGRSAPALRTDIPGRSAPALRTALDDQLQGYLDHLTIERGVAANTISSYRRDLRRYVEHLALRGIDDLTNVTENDVSDFLVALRRGDPDAGTVPLSAVSAARAVIAVRGFHRFAAAEGIIGIDVARAVKPPTPSRRLPKSLSLDEVLALLDGAGGDNPSDGPLTLRNRAMLELLYSTGARISEAVGLDVDDVDTEARSVLLRGKGGKQRLVPVGRPAIAALDAYLVRGRPDLARRGRATPAIFLNARGGRLSRQSAWQVLQDAAERAGISAAVSPHTLRHSFATHLLDGGADVRVVQELLGHASVTTTQIYTLVTVHALREVWAGAHPRA
- a CDS encoding pseudouridine synthase; protein product: MPEPEGVRLQKVLSQAGIASRRVAERMILDGRVEVDGQIVTEMGTRVDPATADIRVDGSRIVLDDTMMYLAINKPIGMHSTMSDDRGRPCVGDLVEHRVRGNKNLFHVGRLDADTEGLLLLTNDGELAHRLMHPSFEVPKTYLATVTGSVPKGLGKTLRAGVELDDGPASVDDFAVVDAVPGKTLLRLTLHEGRKRIVRRLLAAVGYPVEALVRVSIGEVTLGEQRPGSIRVLTRKEVGELYKAVGL
- the scpB gene encoding SMC-Scp complex subunit ScpB; this encodes MTEDAGEVPDLDSDVAHADLDDDELGRVLEALLLVVETPVSAETLATVTEQPVYRITAKLELMAGELAARDSGIDLREAGGGWRMYTRARLAPYVERLLLDGSRSKLTRAALETLAVVAYRQPVTRARVSAVRGVNVDAVIRTLVARGLITEAGADEDTGATTFATTELFLERLGLSSLTDLPDIAPLLPDVDVIDEMSENLDDEPRFAKLSGGGSAEPNKSFEVDTDA
- the der gene encoding ribosome biogenesis GTPase Der — encoded protein: MSDGTWSDESDWELTEEGFEGEDGEAFAPPPVVAIVGRPNVGKSTLVNRILGRREAVVQDLPGVTRDRVSYDASWIGRRFVVQDTGGWEPDAKGLQQLVAEQASVAMQTADAIILVVDATVGATTGDEAAARILRRSGKPVFLAANKVDNEKGEADAAALWSLGLGEPHPISAIHGRGVADLLDELVEALPTASEVAPAAGGPRRVALVGKPNVGKSSLLNRLAGAERSVVHDVAGTTVDPVDSLIELGGKTWRFVDTAGLRRRVGQASGHEFYASVRTHSAIDAAEVVVVLIDASQPLTEQDQRVLTMVIEAGRALVLAFNKWDLVDEDRRYLLDKEIDRELTQLQWAPRVNISAKSGRAVQKLVPAMETALSSWDARISTGQLNTWIKEIVAATPPPVRGGKQPRILFATQATARPPTFVLFTSGFLEAGYRRFLERRLRETFGFEGSPIRINVRVREKRKLKPR
- the cmk gene encoding (d)CMP kinase, with the translated sequence MSGVVVAVDGPAGTGKSSVSRGLARALDAHYLDTGAMYRLVTLSTLRAKVDLSDPEAIAAAADVPLSVGNDPDVDRAYLGGEDVSAEIRGDEVTRAVSAVSAVPRVRTRLVALQRELASGPDNVVVEGRDIGTVVLPDADVKIFLTASAETRARRRNDQNVAVGLSDDYETVLADVRRRDHLDSTRAVSPLRPADDAVIVDTSEMTEAEVVAHLLQLVEQRSGAVR